In Quercus robur chromosome 10, dhQueRobu3.1, whole genome shotgun sequence, a genomic segment contains:
- the LOC126702119 gene encoding disease resistance protein RUN1-like isoform X3 codes for MEDLCSSMGLNDVCFIGIWGMGGVGKTTLARVLYDKIHSHFDGSSFLANVREKSGNGGLVTLQKQLLSDVLFESNIDILDAQQGINVIMSKLCCKRVLVILDDVDQLIQLEALVGRRSWFGQGSVIIMTTRDQHLLLRHEVTEEEIYKATLLNDDEALKLFSLKAFKQDYPSKGYELPSQKVIYYARGLPLALEILGSFLFHRNLDAWESLLGRLRECPESKILDVLQISFDGLRRTEKNIFLDIACFFKGMTKDHVANMLRTPHYKPNIDIDVLVEKSLITISDGKLWMHDLLQELGKEIVRCESPNEPGGRSRLWLKEDILHLLIDSAGTEKVEGIFLNSSPNKEDNVKVNFEAFSKMRNLRLLKIDNVHLPQGLGFLSSELRLMNWLGYPLKSMPRKFNPDKLVELIMPHSHIKQLWEGNWSLEWLRIIDLSDSRELIMTLDFARVPNLEKLILKGCTKLSKIHASLGDLKHLILLDLNGCKCLKSLPCKINLESLEIFILSSCSKLKKFPEIVGNMSHLLELYLDGTTIEDLPLSMEQLTRLIKLDLTNCKKLSSLPRVIFNLASLNTLTLSGCSKLHKMQENWGNLKGLKELDMSGTGIRDLPLSMEQLTGLIKLDLTNCKNLSSLPGAICSLTSLKTLTLSGCLKLDNMPMNLGNLEGLEELDVSGTAIREPPSSIFCLKNLKILSFQGCNGLSSKSWSWKKLLNFLLMTKTPDLMGLVLPSVSGLCSLTRLNMRNCNLQAIPSDIVCLSSLQQLDLSGNNFVFIPESINQLSKLRVFCVENCKSLQLLPALGSSADTVSVHANGCTSLESLLPFKIKDNSQNYFHLLNCFQLADNQGRCDLFTTMLREYYQESTITERFDVVIPGSEVPNWFRHQSVGASINLELPSYLFKQFRGIALCAVFRPPQHRPPNHRSYKLVLTCSFKANGNYFTDRPFITFSKEFETVESDHRWFMYLLPNSFQKEFLQIADGSSCQLEIEFKPTYFAFPFQKEFHQIADGSSCRIAEIEFKNSIEIKKCGAHMVYEEEMEDLKQSRGQSERSSSIIPYNEGIDVDHFEEDIKIKRSRDDENGASGEGSSTHIPHPETKRVRPSDGE; via the exons ATGGAGGATTTATGTTCAAGTATGGGGTTGAATGATGTTTGCTTCATAGGGATTTGGGGAATGGGTGGAGTTGGTAAAACAACTCTAGCACGAGTCCTTTATGACAAAATTCATTCTCATTTTGATGGCAGCAGCTTTCTTGCAAATGTTAGAGAAAAAAGTGGAAACGGGGGATTAGTTACTTTACAAAAACAACTTCTTTCTGATGTCTTGTTTGAAAGCAATATTGATATTTTGGATGCTCAACAGGGAATCAATGTGATAATGAGTAAATTATGTTGTAAAAGGGTTCTTGtaattcttgatgatgtggatcAACTTATACAGTTAGAAGCATTAGTAGGCAGGCGGAGTTGGTTTGGTCAAGGGAGTGTGATCATTATGACTACTAGAGATCAACATCTATTACTCAGACATGAAGTTACTGAAGAGGAAATATACAAGGCTACATTATTAAATGATGATGAAGCTCTAAAACTTTTTAGTCTAAAAGCTTTCAAGCAAGACTATCCTTCAAAAGGTTATGAGTTGCCATCTCAAAAGGTTATATATTATGCTCGAGGCCTTCCTTTAGCTCTCGAAATTTTAGGTTCCTTCCTGTTTCATAGAAATCTAGATGCATGGGAAAGTCTCTTAGGTAGACTACGAGAATGTCctgaaagtaaaattttagaTGTGCTCCAAATAAGTTTTGATGGTCTAAGGAGAACagagaaaaacatatttttagatATTGCTTGTTTCTTCAAAGGAATGACTAAAGATCATGTAGCAAACATGCTACGAACTCCCCATTATAAGCCAAACATTGATATAGATGTTCTTGTGGAAAAATCTCTTATAACCATCTCTGATGGAAAGttgtggatgcatgatttaCTACAAGAATTGGGTAAGGAAATTGTTCGTTGTGAATCTCCTAATGAGCCTGGTGGACGTAGTAGGTTGTGGTTGAAGGAGGATATCCTTCATTTACTAATAGATAGTGCA GGAACAGAAAAGGTTGAAGGCATCTTCCTTAACTCATCTCCAAATAAAGAGGATAATGTTAAAGTCAATTTTGAAGCCTTCTCAAAGATGAGAAACCTAAGATTGCTTAAAATTGATAATGTGCACCTTCCTCAAGGCCTCGGTTTTCTTTCAAGTGAGTTACGTCTTATGAATTGGCTTGGATATCCTTTAAAATCCATGCCAAGAAAGTTCAATCCTGACAAACTTGTTGAACTAATTATGCCTCATAGCCATATCAAACAACTATGGGAGGGAAACTGG AGTTTAGAGTGGCTAAGAATCATTGACCTCAGTGATTCTAGGGAGTTGATCATGACCCTGGATTTTGCTAGAGTCCCAAATCTTGAGAAGCTGATTCTCAAAGGTTGCACAAAATTATCTAAGATTCATGCATCCCTTGGAGATCTCAAACATCTTATTTTATTGGATTTGAATGGCTGCAAATGTCTTAAAAGCCTTCCGTGCAAGATTAACTTGGAAtctcttgaaatttttattctttcaagtTGTTCAAAGCTGAAGAAGTTTCCAGAAATTGTGGGAAATATGTCACATTTGCTAGAACTTTATTTGGATGGGACTACTATAGAAGATCTACCATTATCAATGGAGCAATTAACTAGGCTTATCAAATTGGATCTAACAAATTGCAAAAAGCTTTCAAGTCTTCCGagagttatttttaatttggcaTCTCTAAATACTCTCACTCTATCTGGTTGCTCAAAACTTCACAAAATGCAAGAGAATTGGGGGAATCTTAAAGGCCTAAAGGAACTAGACATGAGTGGTACTGGTATAAGAGATCTACCATTATCAATGGAGCAGTTAACTGGGCTTATCAAATTGGATCTAACAAACTGCAAAAATCTTTCAAGTCTTCCTGGAGCCATTTGTAGTTTGACATCACTAAAAACTCTCACTCTATCCGGTTGCTTAAAACTTGACAATATGCCAATGAATTTGGGGAATCTAGAAGGCCTAGAGGAACTAGATGTAAGTGGAACTGCTATAAGAGAGCCACCTTCCTCCATCTTTTgcttaaaaaatctcaaaatactGTCTTTCCAAGGATGTAATGGGCTGTCATCTAAATCATGGTCATGGAAGAAGCTACTTAATTTTCTGTTAATGACAAAAACTCCAGATCTCATGGGCTTGGTATTGCCTTCTGTATCAGGTTTGTGTTCATTAACTAGATTGAATATGAGGAACTGCAATCTTCAAGCAATCCCTAGTGATATTGTCTGTTTGTCCTCATTACAACAATTAGATCTAAGtggaaataattttgttttcattccTGAAAGCATTAATCAACTATCTAAGTTGAGAGTATTTTGCGTGGAGAATTGCAAGAGTCTTCAATTGTTGCCGGCACTTGGATCAAGTGCTGACACGGTAAGTGTTCATGCAAATGGATGTACCTCACTGGAATCTTTACtaccatttaaaataaaagataattcacaaaattatttccaTCTTCTCAATTGTTTCCAATTGGCTGACAATCAAGGCCGCTGTGACTTGTTCACTACAATGCTAAGAGAATATtatcag GAATCAACTATAACAGAAAGATTTGATGTTGTTATTCCTGGAAGTGAAGTTCCGAACTGGTTTAGGCATCAAAGTGTGGGGGCTTCAATAAATTTGGAACTGCCTTCATatttatttaaacaatttagAGGAATTGCTCTCTGCGCTGTTTTTCGACCCCCCCAGCATCGTCCACCTAACCATCGTAGTTATAAGCTTGTCCTTACGTGTTCCTTTAAAGCCAATGGAAATTACTTCACTGATCGTCCATTCATAACATTTTCGAAAGAGTTTGAAACAGTTGAATCGGATCATCGTTGGTTCATGTATTTGCTTCCTAATTCTTTCCAAAAAGAATTCCTTCAAATTGCTGATGGATCCAGTTGTCAACTTGAGATTGAATTCAAACCTACTTATTTCGCATTCCCCTTCCAAAAAGAATTTCATCAAATTGCTGATGGATCCAGCTGTCGAATTGCTGAGATTGAATTCAAAAACAGCATAGAGATAAAGAAATGTGGGGCCCATATGGTATACGAGGAAGAAATGGAAGATCTGAAACAAAGCAGGGGTCAGAGTGAGCGCAGCAGCAGCATCATTCCTTATAATGAGGGTATAGACGTTGATCATTTTGAAGAGGATATCAAAATTAAGCGTAGTCGTGATGATGAGAATGGAGCTAGTGGAGAAGGTAGCTCTACTCACATACCACACCCTGAGACTAAGAGAGTACGACCCTCTGATGGTGAGTGA
- the LOC126702119 gene encoding disease resistance protein RPV1-like isoform X2, translating to MVECKEETRLTVLPVFYGVDPSDVRKQTGSFAEAFAKHEDLIKNEEKLQSWRAALTQVANLSGWDARNKQESTIIKEIVREILGDLNSSYSYVQKDLVGIKSRVEEMEDLCSSMGLNDVCFIGIWGMGGVGKTTLARVLYDKIHSHFDGSSFLANVREKSGNGGLVTLQKQLLSDVLFESNIDILDAQQGINVIMSKLCCKRVLVILDDVDQLIQLEALVGRRSWFGQGSVIIMTTRDQHLLLRHEVTEEEIYKATLLNDDEALKLFSLKAFKQDYPSKGYELPSQKVIYYARGLPLALEILGSFLFHRNLDAWESLLGRLRECPESKILDVLQISFDGLRRTEKNIFLDIACFFKGMTKDHVANMLRTPHYKPNIDIDVLVEKSLITISDGKLWMHDLLQELGKEIVRCESPNEPGGRSRLWLKEDILHLLIDSAGTEKVEGIFLNSSPNKEDNVKVNFEAFSKMRNLRLLKIDNVHLPQGLGFLSSELRLMNWLGYPLKSMPRKFNPDKLVELIMPHSHIKQLWEGNWSLEWLRIIDLSDSRELIMTLDFARVPNLEKLILKGCTKLSKIHASLGDLKHLILLDLNGCKCLKSLPCKINLESLEIFILSSCSKLKKFPEIVGNMSHLLELYLDGTTIEDLPLSMEQLTRLIKLDLTNCKKLSSLPRVIFNLASLNTLTLSGCSKLHKMQENWGNLKGLKELDMSGTGIRDLPLSMEQLTGLIKLDLTNCKNLSSLPGAICSLTSLKTLTLSGCLKLDNMPMNLGNLEGLEELDVSGTAIREPPSSIFCLKNLKILSFQGCNGLSSKSWSWKKLLNFLLMTKTPDLMGLVLPSVSGLCSLTRLNMRNCNLQAIPSDIVCLSSLQQLDLSGNNFVFIPESINQLSKLRVFCVENCKSLQLLPALGSSADTVSVHANGCTSLESLLPFKIKDNSQNYFHLLNCFQLADNQGRCDLFTTMLREYYQESTITERFDVVIPGSEVPNWFRHQSVGASINLELPSYLFKQFRGIALCAVFRPPQHRPPNHRSYKLVLTCSFKANGNYFTDRPFITFSKEFETVESDHRWFMYLLPNSFQKEFLQIADGSSCQLEIEFKPTYFAFPFQKEFHQIADGSSCRIAEIEFKNSIEIKKCGAHMVYEEEMEDLKQSRGQSERSSSIIPYNEGIDVDHFEEDIKIKRSRDDENGASGEGSSTHIPHPETKRVRPSDGE from the exons ATGGTTGAGTGCAAGGAAGAGACTAGGCTAACAGTTTTGCCTGTTTTTTATGGTGTGGATCCCTCTGATGTACGAAAACAAACAGGCAGTTTTGCAGAGGCCTTTGCTAAACATGAAGATCTTATCAAGAACGAAGAGAAGTTGCAATCGTGGAGAGCTGCTTTGACTCAAGTTGCCAATCTCTCTGGATGGGATGCACGGAATAA GCAAGAGTCAACAATTATCAAAGAGATCGTCAGAGAAATACTTGGTGACTTGAATTCTTCCTACTCATATGTACAGAAGGATCTAGTTGGAATAAAATCTCGTGTTGAGGAAATGGAGGATTTATGTTCAAGTATGGGGTTGAATGATGTTTGCTTCATAGGGATTTGGGGAATGGGTGGAGTTGGTAAAACAACTCTAGCACGAGTCCTTTATGACAAAATTCATTCTCATTTTGATGGCAGCAGCTTTCTTGCAAATGTTAGAGAAAAAAGTGGAAACGGGGGATTAGTTACTTTACAAAAACAACTTCTTTCTGATGTCTTGTTTGAAAGCAATATTGATATTTTGGATGCTCAACAGGGAATCAATGTGATAATGAGTAAATTATGTTGTAAAAGGGTTCTTGtaattcttgatgatgtggatcAACTTATACAGTTAGAAGCATTAGTAGGCAGGCGGAGTTGGTTTGGTCAAGGGAGTGTGATCATTATGACTACTAGAGATCAACATCTATTACTCAGACATGAAGTTACTGAAGAGGAAATATACAAGGCTACATTATTAAATGATGATGAAGCTCTAAAACTTTTTAGTCTAAAAGCTTTCAAGCAAGACTATCCTTCAAAAGGTTATGAGTTGCCATCTCAAAAGGTTATATATTATGCTCGAGGCCTTCCTTTAGCTCTCGAAATTTTAGGTTCCTTCCTGTTTCATAGAAATCTAGATGCATGGGAAAGTCTCTTAGGTAGACTACGAGAATGTCctgaaagtaaaattttagaTGTGCTCCAAATAAGTTTTGATGGTCTAAGGAGAACagagaaaaacatatttttagatATTGCTTGTTTCTTCAAAGGAATGACTAAAGATCATGTAGCAAACATGCTACGAACTCCCCATTATAAGCCAAACATTGATATAGATGTTCTTGTGGAAAAATCTCTTATAACCATCTCTGATGGAAAGttgtggatgcatgatttaCTACAAGAATTGGGTAAGGAAATTGTTCGTTGTGAATCTCCTAATGAGCCTGGTGGACGTAGTAGGTTGTGGTTGAAGGAGGATATCCTTCATTTACTAATAGATAGTGCA GGAACAGAAAAGGTTGAAGGCATCTTCCTTAACTCATCTCCAAATAAAGAGGATAATGTTAAAGTCAATTTTGAAGCCTTCTCAAAGATGAGAAACCTAAGATTGCTTAAAATTGATAATGTGCACCTTCCTCAAGGCCTCGGTTTTCTTTCAAGTGAGTTACGTCTTATGAATTGGCTTGGATATCCTTTAAAATCCATGCCAAGAAAGTTCAATCCTGACAAACTTGTTGAACTAATTATGCCTCATAGCCATATCAAACAACTATGGGAGGGAAACTGG AGTTTAGAGTGGCTAAGAATCATTGACCTCAGTGATTCTAGGGAGTTGATCATGACCCTGGATTTTGCTAGAGTCCCAAATCTTGAGAAGCTGATTCTCAAAGGTTGCACAAAATTATCTAAGATTCATGCATCCCTTGGAGATCTCAAACATCTTATTTTATTGGATTTGAATGGCTGCAAATGTCTTAAAAGCCTTCCGTGCAAGATTAACTTGGAAtctcttgaaatttttattctttcaagtTGTTCAAAGCTGAAGAAGTTTCCAGAAATTGTGGGAAATATGTCACATTTGCTAGAACTTTATTTGGATGGGACTACTATAGAAGATCTACCATTATCAATGGAGCAATTAACTAGGCTTATCAAATTGGATCTAACAAATTGCAAAAAGCTTTCAAGTCTTCCGagagttatttttaatttggcaTCTCTAAATACTCTCACTCTATCTGGTTGCTCAAAACTTCACAAAATGCAAGAGAATTGGGGGAATCTTAAAGGCCTAAAGGAACTAGACATGAGTGGTACTGGTATAAGAGATCTACCATTATCAATGGAGCAGTTAACTGGGCTTATCAAATTGGATCTAACAAACTGCAAAAATCTTTCAAGTCTTCCTGGAGCCATTTGTAGTTTGACATCACTAAAAACTCTCACTCTATCCGGTTGCTTAAAACTTGACAATATGCCAATGAATTTGGGGAATCTAGAAGGCCTAGAGGAACTAGATGTAAGTGGAACTGCTATAAGAGAGCCACCTTCCTCCATCTTTTgcttaaaaaatctcaaaatactGTCTTTCCAAGGATGTAATGGGCTGTCATCTAAATCATGGTCATGGAAGAAGCTACTTAATTTTCTGTTAATGACAAAAACTCCAGATCTCATGGGCTTGGTATTGCCTTCTGTATCAGGTTTGTGTTCATTAACTAGATTGAATATGAGGAACTGCAATCTTCAAGCAATCCCTAGTGATATTGTCTGTTTGTCCTCATTACAACAATTAGATCTAAGtggaaataattttgttttcattccTGAAAGCATTAATCAACTATCTAAGTTGAGAGTATTTTGCGTGGAGAATTGCAAGAGTCTTCAATTGTTGCCGGCACTTGGATCAAGTGCTGACACGGTAAGTGTTCATGCAAATGGATGTACCTCACTGGAATCTTTACtaccatttaaaataaaagataattcacaaaattatttccaTCTTCTCAATTGTTTCCAATTGGCTGACAATCAAGGCCGCTGTGACTTGTTCACTACAATGCTAAGAGAATATtatcag GAATCAACTATAACAGAAAGATTTGATGTTGTTATTCCTGGAAGTGAAGTTCCGAACTGGTTTAGGCATCAAAGTGTGGGGGCTTCAATAAATTTGGAACTGCCTTCATatttatttaaacaatttagAGGAATTGCTCTCTGCGCTGTTTTTCGACCCCCCCAGCATCGTCCACCTAACCATCGTAGTTATAAGCTTGTCCTTACGTGTTCCTTTAAAGCCAATGGAAATTACTTCACTGATCGTCCATTCATAACATTTTCGAAAGAGTTTGAAACAGTTGAATCGGATCATCGTTGGTTCATGTATTTGCTTCCTAATTCTTTCCAAAAAGAATTCCTTCAAATTGCTGATGGATCCAGTTGTCAACTTGAGATTGAATTCAAACCTACTTATTTCGCATTCCCCTTCCAAAAAGAATTTCATCAAATTGCTGATGGATCCAGCTGTCGAATTGCTGAGATTGAATTCAAAAACAGCATAGAGATAAAGAAATGTGGGGCCCATATGGTATACGAGGAAGAAATGGAAGATCTGAAACAAAGCAGGGGTCAGAGTGAGCGCAGCAGCAGCATCATTCCTTATAATGAGGGTATAGACGTTGATCATTTTGAAGAGGATATCAAAATTAAGCGTAGTCGTGATGATGAGAATGGAGCTAGTGGAGAAGGTAGCTCTACTCACATACCACACCCTGAGACTAAGAGAGTACGACCCTCTGATGGTGAGTGA
- the LOC126702119 gene encoding disease resistance protein RPV1-like isoform X1 gives MKLCKLPMASLTCEIASSSSLPKWEYDVFLSFRGEDTRNNFIDHLYAALDQKGIRTFRDDERLERGKLISTELLNAIEKSRFAIIVLSRNYASSSWCLDELVKMVECKEETRLTVLPVFYGVDPSDVRKQTGSFAEAFAKHEDLIKNEEKLQSWRAALTQVANLSGWDARNKQESTIIKEIVREILGDLNSSYSYVQKDLVGIKSRVEEMEDLCSSMGLNDVCFIGIWGMGGVGKTTLARVLYDKIHSHFDGSSFLANVREKSGNGGLVTLQKQLLSDVLFESNIDILDAQQGINVIMSKLCCKRVLVILDDVDQLIQLEALVGRRSWFGQGSVIIMTTRDQHLLLRHEVTEEEIYKATLLNDDEALKLFSLKAFKQDYPSKGYELPSQKVIYYARGLPLALEILGSFLFHRNLDAWESLLGRLRECPESKILDVLQISFDGLRRTEKNIFLDIACFFKGMTKDHVANMLRTPHYKPNIDIDVLVEKSLITISDGKLWMHDLLQELGKEIVRCESPNEPGGRSRLWLKEDILHLLIDSAGTEKVEGIFLNSSPNKEDNVKVNFEAFSKMRNLRLLKIDNVHLPQGLGFLSSELRLMNWLGYPLKSMPRKFNPDKLVELIMPHSHIKQLWEGNWSLEWLRIIDLSDSRELIMTLDFARVPNLEKLILKGCTKLSKIHASLGDLKHLILLDLNGCKCLKSLPCKINLESLEIFILSSCSKLKKFPEIVGNMSHLLELYLDGTTIEDLPLSMEQLTRLIKLDLTNCKKLSSLPRVIFNLASLNTLTLSGCSKLHKMQENWGNLKGLKELDMSGTGIRDLPLSMEQLTGLIKLDLTNCKNLSSLPGAICSLTSLKTLTLSGCLKLDNMPMNLGNLEGLEELDVSGTAIREPPSSIFCLKNLKILSFQGCNGLSSKSWSWKKLLNFLLMTKTPDLMGLVLPSVSGLCSLTRLNMRNCNLQAIPSDIVCLSSLQQLDLSGNNFVFIPESINQLSKLRVFCVENCKSLQLLPALGSSADTVSVHANGCTSLESLLPFKIKDNSQNYFHLLNCFQLADNQGRCDLFTTMLREYYQESTITERFDVVIPGSEVPNWFRHQSVGASINLELPSYLFKQFRGIALCAVFRPPQHRPPNHRSYKLVLTCSFKANGNYFTDRPFITFSKEFETVESDHRWFMYLLPNSFQKEFLQIADGSSCQLEIEFKPTYFAFPFQKEFHQIADGSSCRIAEIEFKNSIEIKKCGAHMVYEEEMEDLKQSRGQSERSSSIIPYNEGIDVDHFEEDIKIKRSRDDENGASGEGSSTHIPHPETKRVRPSDGE, from the exons ATGAAGCTTTGTAAGTTACCAATGGCTTCCTTAACCTGTGaaatagcttcttcttcttcattgcccAAATGGGAGTATGATGTTTTCCTCAGTTTCAGAGGTGAGGACACTCGTAATAACTTCATAGACCATCTATATGCAGCCTTGGATCAAAAAGGAATTAGAACCTTTAGAGATGATGAAAGGCTTGAGAGAGGAAAACTCATTTCCACAGAGCTCTTGAATGCTATAGAAAAGTCAAGGTTCGCAATCATTGTTCTATCAAGAAACTATGCATCTTCGTCTTGGTGCTTGGATGAACTCGTAAAGATGGTTGAGTGCAAGGAAGAGACTAGGCTAACAGTTTTGCCTGTTTTTTATGGTGTGGATCCCTCTGATGTACGAAAACAAACAGGCAGTTTTGCAGAGGCCTTTGCTAAACATGAAGATCTTATCAAGAACGAAGAGAAGTTGCAATCGTGGAGAGCTGCTTTGACTCAAGTTGCCAATCTCTCTGGATGGGATGCACGGAATAA GCAAGAGTCAACAATTATCAAAGAGATCGTCAGAGAAATACTTGGTGACTTGAATTCTTCCTACTCATATGTACAGAAGGATCTAGTTGGAATAAAATCTCGTGTTGAGGAAATGGAGGATTTATGTTCAAGTATGGGGTTGAATGATGTTTGCTTCATAGGGATTTGGGGAATGGGTGGAGTTGGTAAAACAACTCTAGCACGAGTCCTTTATGACAAAATTCATTCTCATTTTGATGGCAGCAGCTTTCTTGCAAATGTTAGAGAAAAAAGTGGAAACGGGGGATTAGTTACTTTACAAAAACAACTTCTTTCTGATGTCTTGTTTGAAAGCAATATTGATATTTTGGATGCTCAACAGGGAATCAATGTGATAATGAGTAAATTATGTTGTAAAAGGGTTCTTGtaattcttgatgatgtggatcAACTTATACAGTTAGAAGCATTAGTAGGCAGGCGGAGTTGGTTTGGTCAAGGGAGTGTGATCATTATGACTACTAGAGATCAACATCTATTACTCAGACATGAAGTTACTGAAGAGGAAATATACAAGGCTACATTATTAAATGATGATGAAGCTCTAAAACTTTTTAGTCTAAAAGCTTTCAAGCAAGACTATCCTTCAAAAGGTTATGAGTTGCCATCTCAAAAGGTTATATATTATGCTCGAGGCCTTCCTTTAGCTCTCGAAATTTTAGGTTCCTTCCTGTTTCATAGAAATCTAGATGCATGGGAAAGTCTCTTAGGTAGACTACGAGAATGTCctgaaagtaaaattttagaTGTGCTCCAAATAAGTTTTGATGGTCTAAGGAGAACagagaaaaacatatttttagatATTGCTTGTTTCTTCAAAGGAATGACTAAAGATCATGTAGCAAACATGCTACGAACTCCCCATTATAAGCCAAACATTGATATAGATGTTCTTGTGGAAAAATCTCTTATAACCATCTCTGATGGAAAGttgtggatgcatgatttaCTACAAGAATTGGGTAAGGAAATTGTTCGTTGTGAATCTCCTAATGAGCCTGGTGGACGTAGTAGGTTGTGGTTGAAGGAGGATATCCTTCATTTACTAATAGATAGTGCA GGAACAGAAAAGGTTGAAGGCATCTTCCTTAACTCATCTCCAAATAAAGAGGATAATGTTAAAGTCAATTTTGAAGCCTTCTCAAAGATGAGAAACCTAAGATTGCTTAAAATTGATAATGTGCACCTTCCTCAAGGCCTCGGTTTTCTTTCAAGTGAGTTACGTCTTATGAATTGGCTTGGATATCCTTTAAAATCCATGCCAAGAAAGTTCAATCCTGACAAACTTGTTGAACTAATTATGCCTCATAGCCATATCAAACAACTATGGGAGGGAAACTGG AGTTTAGAGTGGCTAAGAATCATTGACCTCAGTGATTCTAGGGAGTTGATCATGACCCTGGATTTTGCTAGAGTCCCAAATCTTGAGAAGCTGATTCTCAAAGGTTGCACAAAATTATCTAAGATTCATGCATCCCTTGGAGATCTCAAACATCTTATTTTATTGGATTTGAATGGCTGCAAATGTCTTAAAAGCCTTCCGTGCAAGATTAACTTGGAAtctcttgaaatttttattctttcaagtTGTTCAAAGCTGAAGAAGTTTCCAGAAATTGTGGGAAATATGTCACATTTGCTAGAACTTTATTTGGATGGGACTACTATAGAAGATCTACCATTATCAATGGAGCAATTAACTAGGCTTATCAAATTGGATCTAACAAATTGCAAAAAGCTTTCAAGTCTTCCGagagttatttttaatttggcaTCTCTAAATACTCTCACTCTATCTGGTTGCTCAAAACTTCACAAAATGCAAGAGAATTGGGGGAATCTTAAAGGCCTAAAGGAACTAGACATGAGTGGTACTGGTATAAGAGATCTACCATTATCAATGGAGCAGTTAACTGGGCTTATCAAATTGGATCTAACAAACTGCAAAAATCTTTCAAGTCTTCCTGGAGCCATTTGTAGTTTGACATCACTAAAAACTCTCACTCTATCCGGTTGCTTAAAACTTGACAATATGCCAATGAATTTGGGGAATCTAGAAGGCCTAGAGGAACTAGATGTAAGTGGAACTGCTATAAGAGAGCCACCTTCCTCCATCTTTTgcttaaaaaatctcaaaatactGTCTTTCCAAGGATGTAATGGGCTGTCATCTAAATCATGGTCATGGAAGAAGCTACTTAATTTTCTGTTAATGACAAAAACTCCAGATCTCATGGGCTTGGTATTGCCTTCTGTATCAGGTTTGTGTTCATTAACTAGATTGAATATGAGGAACTGCAATCTTCAAGCAATCCCTAGTGATATTGTCTGTTTGTCCTCATTACAACAATTAGATCTAAGtggaaataattttgttttcattccTGAAAGCATTAATCAACTATCTAAGTTGAGAGTATTTTGCGTGGAGAATTGCAAGAGTCTTCAATTGTTGCCGGCACTTGGATCAAGTGCTGACACGGTAAGTGTTCATGCAAATGGATGTACCTCACTGGAATCTTTACtaccatttaaaataaaagataattcacaaaattatttccaTCTTCTCAATTGTTTCCAATTGGCTGACAATCAAGGCCGCTGTGACTTGTTCACTACAATGCTAAGAGAATATtatcag GAATCAACTATAACAGAAAGATTTGATGTTGTTATTCCTGGAAGTGAAGTTCCGAACTGGTTTAGGCATCAAAGTGTGGGGGCTTCAATAAATTTGGAACTGCCTTCATatttatttaaacaatttagAGGAATTGCTCTCTGCGCTGTTTTTCGACCCCCCCAGCATCGTCCACCTAACCATCGTAGTTATAAGCTTGTCCTTACGTGTTCCTTTAAAGCCAATGGAAATTACTTCACTGATCGTCCATTCATAACATTTTCGAAAGAGTTTGAAACAGTTGAATCGGATCATCGTTGGTTCATGTATTTGCTTCCTAATTCTTTCCAAAAAGAATTCCTTCAAATTGCTGATGGATCCAGTTGTCAACTTGAGATTGAATTCAAACCTACTTATTTCGCATTCCCCTTCCAAAAAGAATTTCATCAAATTGCTGATGGATCCAGCTGTCGAATTGCTGAGATTGAATTCAAAAACAGCATAGAGATAAAGAAATGTGGGGCCCATATGGTATACGAGGAAGAAATGGAAGATCTGAAACAAAGCAGGGGTCAGAGTGAGCGCAGCAGCAGCATCATTCCTTATAATGAGGGTATAGACGTTGATCATTTTGAAGAGGATATCAAAATTAAGCGTAGTCGTGATGATGAGAATGGAGCTAGTGGAGAAGGTAGCTCTACTCACATACCACACCCTGAGACTAAGAGAGTACGACCCTCTGATGGTGAGTGA